A stretch of Triticum aestivum cultivar Chinese Spring chromosome 1D, IWGSC CS RefSeq v2.1, whole genome shotgun sequence DNA encodes these proteins:
- the LOC123164162 gene encoding cytochrome P450 84A1-like — protein MVGLAKIAMECLQDPLSWLFVASVVIVLLQRRQRGKAPPLPPGPYALPVVGNMLMMDQLTHRGLLELAKRYGGLLHLRLGKLHAIAVSTPEYAQEVLQAQDGAFSNRPATIASTYLTYNRADMAFAHRGPFWRQMRKLCVTKLFSRRRAGTWLAVRDESAALVRAVARRSGESVNLGELILNLTKNVTFRAAFGTAGDGDGGKQDEFIAIIKEFSQLFGAFSIGDFIPWLRWADTQGINVRLRAARAALDEFIDKIIDEHMKRGKHPDDVDADMVDGMLAFLPEAKPKMAVGDGRDDLHTTLRLTRDNIKAIIMDVMFGGTETVATAVEWAMAEMMHNPNDLLRLQKEITNIVGLDRNVDDSDLDKLPFLKCIVKETLRLHPPFPLLHHETAEDCVVGGYSVPQGSRVMINVFAIGRDAKAWKDADTFRPSRFMPGEGEATGVDFKGGCFAFLPFGSGRRSCPGMALGLYSLELIVAQLTHGFSWALPDGMKPSDLDMDDIFGFTAPRATRLCVVPTPRLVCRFITDLDSTRQTTSFVSVGGI, from the exons ATGGTGGGCTTGGCCAAGATCGCCATGGAATGTCTCCAAGATCCACTGAGCTGGCTGTTCGTTGCCTCGGTGGTCATCGTGCTGCTGCAGCGGCGGCAGCGAGGCAAGGCGCCGCCGCTGCCTCCGGGGCCATATGCGCTGCCGGTCGTCGGCAACATGTTAATGATGGACCAGCTGACCCACCGGGGCCTCCTGGAGCTGGCGAAGCGGTACGGCGGCCTGCTCCACCTCCGCCTCGGCAAGCTCCACGCCATCGCCGTGTCGACGCCGGAGTACGCTCAGGAGGTGCTCCAGGCGCAGGATGGCGCCTTCTCGAACCGGCCGGCGACCATCGCAAGCACCTACCTCACCTACAACCGTGCCGACATGGCGTTCGCGCACCGTGGGCCCTTCTGGCGCCAGATGCGCAAGCTGTGCGTGACGAAGCTCTTCAGCCGGCGCCGCGCGGGGACGTGGCTTGCCGTGCGCGACGAGTCCGCAGCCCTCGTCCGCGCCGTGGCCCGGCGGAGCGGCGAGTCCGTGAACCTCGGCGAGCTCATCCTTAACCTCACCAAGAACGTCACCTTCCGCGCCGCGTTCGGCACTGCCGGAGACGGCGACGGCGGGAAGCAGGACGAGTTCATCGCCATCATCAAGGAGTTCTCCCAGCTCTTCGGCGCATTCAGCATCGGCGACTTTATCCCGTGGCTCCGCTGGGCGGACACGCAGGGCATCAACGTGCGCCTCCGCGCTGCACGCGCCGCCCTCGACGAGTTCATTGACAAGATCATCGACGAGCACATGAAGAGGGGCAAGCACCCCGACGACGTCGACGCCGACATGGTGGACGGCATGCTCGCTTTCCTCCCTGAGGCAAAACCGAAGATGGCCGTTGGCGACGGCAGGGACGACCTGCACACCACGCTCCGCCTCACCCGTGACAATATCAAGGCCATCATCATG GATGTGATGTTTGGCGGGACGGAGACAGTGGCGACGGCGGTCGAGTGGGCAATGGCGGAGATGATGCACAACCCCAACGACCTTCTGCGGCTGCAAAAGGAGATCACCAACATAGTGGGTCTTGACCGGAACGTGGATGATTCAGACCTCGACAAGCTCCCCTTCCTCAAGTGCATCGTCAAGGAGACACTCCGACTGCACCCGCCATTCCCGCTGCTCCACCACGAGACCGCCGAGGACTGTGTTGTTGGTGGCTACTCCGTGCCCCAAGGCTCCCGTGTCATGATCAACGTCTTCGCCATTGGCCGCGATGCCAAGGCATGGAAGGACGCCGACACATTCCGACCATCACGGTTTATGCCGGGTGAAGGGGAGGCCACCGGGGTCGACTTCAAGGGTGGGTGCTTCGCATTCCTGCCGTTTGGATCTGGCCGCCGCTCGTGTCCTGGAATGGCGTTGGGCCTATACTCGCTTGAGCTCATCGTCGCGCAGCTCACCCATGGTTTCAGCTGGGCATTGCCTGATGGCATGAAGCCATCAGATCTCGACATGGACGACATCTTCGGCTTCACTGCACCACGTGCCACCAGGCTGTGCGTTGTGCCCACCCCACGACTTGTCTGTCGTTTCATCACTGATCTGGACTCCACACGTCAGACGACGTCGTTCGTCAGTGTAGGTGGTATTTGA